One part of the Candidatus Baltobacteraceae bacterium genome encodes these proteins:
- a CDS encoding zinc-ribbon domain containing protein yields the protein MYTDETLNCTDCNAPFTFSSGEQEFFAAKGFTNKPNRCPDCRAARKAQRGGSGGGGGSSSYSGGGYGGGRPQREMFNATCSGCGKNAEVPFQPRGDKPVYCRDCFASRPSYR from the coding sequence ATGTACACTGACGAAACCCTGAATTGCACCGACTGCAATGCCCCCTTCACCTTCTCGTCCGGAGAGCAAGAGTTCTTCGCCGCGAAGGGGTTCACGAACAAGCCCAATCGTTGCCCCGACTGCCGAGCGGCCCGCAAGGCCCAGCGCGGCGGTAGCGGCGGCGGCGGCGGCAGCAGCTCGTACTCGGGCGGCGGATACGGCGGCGGCCGTCCGCAGCGCGAGATGTTCAACGCCACCTGCAGCGGGTGCGGCAAGAACGCCGAAGTCCCGTTCCAGCCGCGCGGCGACAAGCCGGTCTACTGCCGCGATTGCTTTGCCTCACGGCCCAGCTATCGCTAG
- a CDS encoding prolyl oligopeptidase family serine peptidase, with amino-acid sequence MTMLLAALFSLARVLSFPMPLALVSDSGGHDIAYVLDESGIRSLWFAAAPDFAPHKLWDSKTDDGQELTNLVISNDGKYVVYVRGGSHDANWPLRPWPNPANSPKEPHLAVMSISTAGGEPKLLGDGDIPAVSPDSTSVAFIHDGDSAVWSAPIDGSKDASRLFFDRGQDAELQYSPDGKALAFTSNRNDHSFIGIYRDQTTPIEYLAPSTSHDGMPRWSPDGMQIAFVRTPGDGGAPQNLLVQQPQPWAIWVARVASGNGRPVWTSGNGLRDSYPGIEGPQLNWLQGNRLVFVSEKSNWPNLYEVSANGGTPRDISPGSYMIEDTSIAPDKQSIYYTANTGSTPGDNARRHIFRSYAGSATHEVVTKGNDSQWWPAALASGVAYVNAGAREPFTIAYNGRKLNAEQIPADFPTSDLAVPKLVNFRASDGWNIQGTLFEHSGGAAKKPAVIFVHGGPPRQMMLTWHYFDYYDYGYGTNQYLASRGFVVLSVNYRLGIGYGHDFQYPAHAGPLGAAEYKDVVAAARYLQSLPNVDPKRIGIYGGSYGGLLTADALAHNSDIFKVGVDTHGVHDWSMWDQSWSDQVKRYQKPNVDAYLKEAWRSSPDAYVSTWKSPVLLIQGDDDRNVQFHQMVDLVARLRAAHVPYREIVIPNEIHGFLRWHSWLEDDQAGADFLTEYLKP; translated from the coding sequence ATGACGATGCTGCTTGCCGCACTGTTCTCGCTGGCTCGGGTGTTGAGCTTTCCGATGCCGCTGGCGCTGGTCTCGGATAGCGGCGGCCACGACATTGCTTACGTGCTCGACGAGAGCGGGATTCGGAGCCTATGGTTTGCCGCAGCCCCCGATTTTGCGCCGCATAAGTTGTGGGACTCGAAAACCGATGACGGTCAAGAACTGACGAACCTCGTGATTTCGAACGACGGGAAGTACGTCGTTTACGTCCGCGGCGGTTCGCACGACGCCAACTGGCCGCTGCGTCCGTGGCCGAACCCCGCGAATAGCCCCAAAGAGCCGCATCTCGCGGTGATGTCGATCTCGACGGCGGGAGGCGAACCGAAGTTGCTCGGCGACGGCGATATTCCCGCCGTTTCGCCGGACTCCACGAGCGTTGCGTTTATCCACGACGGCGACTCGGCCGTATGGTCGGCACCGATCGATGGAAGCAAAGACGCGTCGCGCCTATTCTTCGACCGCGGACAAGACGCCGAGCTGCAGTACTCGCCCGACGGTAAAGCGCTGGCCTTCACTTCGAATCGCAACGATCATTCGTTTATTGGGATCTATCGCGATCAAACTACGCCGATCGAATATCTTGCGCCATCGACGTCGCACGACGGGATGCCGCGCTGGTCGCCCGACGGCATGCAAATCGCGTTCGTCCGCACGCCCGGCGACGGCGGCGCGCCGCAGAACTTGCTGGTCCAACAGCCGCAGCCGTGGGCCATTTGGGTCGCCCGAGTGGCCAGTGGAAATGGTCGCCCCGTGTGGACGAGCGGCAACGGCCTTCGCGATTCCTATCCTGGCATCGAGGGACCACAGCTCAACTGGCTCCAGGGCAATCGGCTCGTCTTCGTCTCGGAGAAATCCAACTGGCCCAACCTGTACGAAGTCTCCGCGAACGGGGGCACCCCACGCGACATTAGCCCCGGATCATACATGATCGAAGACACGTCGATTGCACCCGACAAGCAGAGCATCTACTACACTGCAAATACCGGATCGACGCCGGGCGATAACGCGCGCCGCCATATCTTCCGCTCGTATGCCGGCAGCGCTACCCACGAGGTCGTGACGAAGGGCAACGACAGCCAGTGGTGGCCGGCAGCGCTCGCAAGCGGCGTCGCTTACGTGAACGCGGGCGCGCGCGAGCCCTTTACGATCGCGTACAACGGGCGCAAGCTTAACGCCGAACAGATCCCCGCCGACTTTCCGACGAGCGATCTTGCCGTTCCGAAGCTCGTAAACTTCCGCGCCAGTGACGGCTGGAATATTCAAGGGACGCTCTTCGAGCACTCGGGGGGCGCCGCAAAGAAACCTGCAGTGATCTTCGTGCACGGCGGTCCGCCGCGCCAAATGATGCTCACGTGGCACTACTTCGATTACTACGACTATGGCTACGGCACCAATCAATATCTGGCGAGCCGCGGCTTCGTGGTGCTGTCGGTCAACTACCGCCTCGGCATCGGCTACGGACACGATTTTCAGTATCCCGCTCACGCCGGACCGCTCGGCGCGGCAGAATACAAAGACGTCGTTGCCGCAGCTCGCTACCTGCAGTCGCTGCCGAACGTCGATCCAAAACGCATCGGCATCTACGGCGGGTCGTACGGCGGCCTGCTCACGGCCGACGCCCTCGCGCACAACTCCGACATTTTCAAGGTTGGCGTCGACACGCATGGCGTGCACGATTGGTCGATGTGGGATCAGTCGTGGTCGGATCAGGTCAAGCGCTATCAAAAGCCGAACGTAGACGCCTACCTCAAAGAGGCCTGGCGTTCGTCACCCGACGCGTACGTTTCCACCTGGAAATCGCCCGTGCTGCTCATTCAAGGCGACGACGACCGAAACGTGCAATTTCATCAGATGGTCGACCTCGTTGCGCGCTTGCGCGCGGCGCACGTTCCTTACCGCGAGATCGTCATCCCCAACGAAATCCACGGCTTTCTGCGCTGGCACTCGTGGCTGGAAGACGATCAGGCGGGTGCCGACTTTCTAACGGAATACTTGAAACCGTGA
- a CDS encoding VOC family protein: protein MKVKLGAVWHFSLAVEDPEKSAQFWTTNFDLEEMFRSDDAIALTNGAMIIGFFKGTPHADTLDHLSFHVDTLQALRDALATLKKNGVNLEDPGDEIGPTSPGSPHTGLWFHDPDGYRWELSVQNGANER, encoded by the coding sequence GTGAAAGTAAAACTCGGCGCGGTCTGGCATTTCAGCCTTGCCGTCGAAGACCCGGAGAAGAGCGCGCAGTTTTGGACGACGAACTTCGATCTGGAGGAAATGTTTCGGTCCGACGACGCCATTGCGCTCACGAACGGCGCAATGATCATCGGCTTCTTCAAAGGCACGCCGCACGCCGATACGCTCGACCACCTGTCGTTTCACGTCGACACACTGCAAGCTCTCCGCGATGCGCTGGCGACGCTGAAGAAGAACGGCGTGAACCTGGAAGACCCGGGCGACGAAATCGGGCCCACATCGCCGGGCTCCCCGCACACAGGCCTATGGTTTCATGATCCGGACGGGTATCGCTGGGAGTTGTCCGTTCAAAACGGTGCGAACGAGCGTTAA
- a CDS encoding tautomerase family protein: MPLIQVSVIKGVFSAEEKTQMISRLTDAMVSIEGENMRGVTWVKIDEIESGDWGIGGQALTTEAVKALAAGKAPAAAG; the protein is encoded by the coding sequence ATGCCGTTGATTCAGGTAAGCGTTATCAAGGGAGTTTTTTCGGCCGAGGAAAAGACGCAGATGATCTCGCGTCTGACGGACGCGATGGTATCGATCGAAGGGGAGAACATGCGTGGCGTCACGTGGGTGAAGATCGACGAAATCGAAAGCGGCGACTGGGGCATCGGCGGCCAGGCCCTGACGACCGAGGCCGTTAAGGCCCTCGCGGCCGGAAAGGCGCCCGCCGCAGCGGGATGA
- a CDS encoding winged helix-turn-helix domain-containing protein, protein MIAGERASGDIPFVGRADELGQLDRLTTGPVPSITFVIGIGGIGKSRFLDAFASRRRAAGGTVVRIDCRLVEPTEDGFYEELRRTIGGGIATCEDASQRLSGLGNVVLVLDDIDGLRLLDSWLRRAFVPALPPNVHLVFSGRDAPLSAWLRMTWYGAFRTLDLPPLDDEEATALLAAGGIDREQATRVNRFARGHPLALTLAAITLQSGVDPSLEELAFHRILDELARRHLAEIADPVTRRAIEAASLVRMVSTSLLGAMLPDVAPNDAFERLRSLPITRLTRDGLKLHDCVRDAVARDLRSSDPQRHLGLRRACWGRLRRELRSAPPSEVWRYTADMLYLLENPAIREAFFPSGAQRYAIEVARQSDEKALVSIAHRHDGTPGASLTATWLKERPGDFSVAHEPNGDPVGYYVMCEASQLESMPRLNDPVVARWSNHLAKNPVGPEERVLFLRRWLSRDEGESPCAIQAACWLDIKRTYMAYRPQLRRVYLTLRDIAPYAAAAAQLGFVVVDECEIALGDDRYLTAMLDFGPDSVDGWFSRLVAAELGIASSRLLDVGARELVVDTRRVALSPREFDTLYYLVQREGEVARREEIISEVWGDASEVGSNVVDVVIRGLRKKLLDRSEAIETVSGVGYRLRDG, encoded by the coding sequence ATGATTGCGGGCGAGCGCGCTTCTGGGGATATCCCGTTTGTCGGGCGTGCCGATGAACTCGGTCAACTCGATCGTCTTACGACGGGACCGGTACCATCGATTACGTTCGTCATCGGGATCGGCGGAATTGGCAAATCGCGCTTCCTCGATGCGTTTGCCTCCCGCCGCCGCGCCGCCGGCGGAACCGTGGTGCGGATCGATTGCCGCCTCGTAGAACCAACCGAAGACGGCTTTTACGAAGAACTACGCCGCACTATCGGGGGCGGTATCGCCACCTGCGAAGATGCGTCGCAGCGGCTGAGCGGTCTTGGAAACGTCGTGCTCGTGCTCGACGACATCGACGGCCTGCGGCTGCTCGACTCTTGGTTGCGACGCGCCTTCGTCCCGGCGTTGCCACCAAACGTGCATCTCGTCTTCAGCGGTCGGGATGCGCCTCTCTCCGCATGGCTGCGCATGACGTGGTATGGAGCGTTCCGTACGCTCGATTTACCTCCGCTCGATGATGAGGAAGCCACCGCTCTGCTCGCAGCCGGCGGTATCGATCGAGAGCAAGCAACGCGCGTCAATCGATTTGCTCGCGGTCATCCGCTAGCGCTGACCCTCGCCGCGATAACGTTGCAAAGCGGCGTCGACCCCAGCCTAGAGGAACTCGCCTTCCATCGTATCTTGGACGAGCTAGCACGCCGGCATCTCGCCGAGATCGCCGACCCCGTTACTCGACGCGCGATCGAGGCAGCATCGCTCGTGCGAATGGTCAGCACGTCGCTTCTTGGAGCGATGCTTCCAGACGTTGCGCCGAACGATGCTTTCGAAAGACTCCGCTCGCTTCCGATAACGCGCCTGACGCGCGACGGCCTAAAACTGCACGATTGCGTACGCGATGCGGTGGCTCGGGACTTACGCTCCTCCGACCCGCAACGACATCTCGGCTTGCGCCGAGCCTGCTGGGGCCGCTTGAGGCGCGAGCTGCGAAGCGCTCCCCCATCGGAGGTGTGGCGGTACACGGCCGACATGTTGTACCTTCTCGAGAATCCGGCGATTCGCGAAGCGTTCTTCCCGTCCGGCGCGCAACGTTACGCGATCGAAGTCGCTCGCCAATCCGATGAGAAAGCATTGGTTTCGATCGCACATCGTCATGACGGTACTCCTGGCGCAAGCTTGACCGCAACCTGGTTGAAGGAACGCCCGGGCGATTTTTCCGTCGCGCACGAGCCCAACGGCGACCCGGTCGGATACTACGTCATGTGCGAAGCATCGCAGCTCGAAAGTATGCCACGGCTTAACGACCCGGTGGTCGCACGTTGGTCGAATCACCTCGCGAAGAACCCCGTAGGGCCGGAGGAACGCGTCCTGTTTCTGCGCCGCTGGCTTTCGCGCGATGAAGGGGAATCGCCATGTGCTATTCAGGCGGCGTGCTGGCTGGATATCAAACGGACCTACATGGCCTACCGCCCGCAACTTCGGCGCGTGTATCTGACGCTCCGCGATATCGCGCCTTATGCTGCCGCGGCGGCTCAACTGGGCTTCGTAGTCGTAGACGAATGCGAGATCGCGTTAGGCGACGACCGCTATTTGACCGCGATGCTCGATTTCGGCCCGGACTCCGTCGACGGATGGTTTTCGAGGCTCGTTGCGGCGGAGCTGGGTATCGCATCGAGCCGGCTCCTAGACGTAGGGGCACGCGAGCTGGTGGTTGACACGCGGCGAGTTGCATTGTCACCTCGTGAGTTCGACACGCTTTATTATCTCGTGCAGCGCGAGGGCGAAGTCGCTCGGAGGGAGGAGATTATCTCCGAAGTTTGGGGCGATGCATCCGAGGTCGGGAGCAACGTGGTTGACGTCGTGATCCGAGGGCTTCGGAAGAAACTCTTAGACCGTTCCGAAGCTATCGAAACGGTCTCGGGCGTGGGCTACCGGCTGCGTGACGGCTAA
- a CDS encoding GNAT family N-acetyltransferase, which translates to MTLILREPSLELADSFVRMRDAFLAVGEDEWTGRHALAHSDVPAWIAALRRRARGEEIPDEWIPWVPEADYWAVLDGEVVGDLGLRHPLNQWLEQLGGNIGYSTHPQHRGRGIATFLLREGLKILGRKGLTEAIVTCRDDNVASISAIEKCGGIRLTDTDRSIFPIPVGSRRRYAVPVPPTPESSIRRFEVDD; encoded by the coding sequence ATGACGCTGATTTTACGCGAACCGAGTCTCGAACTTGCGGATTCCTTCGTGCGAATGCGGGACGCGTTTCTCGCAGTCGGCGAGGACGAGTGGACAGGGCGACATGCGCTCGCTCATAGCGACGTGCCGGCATGGATTGCTGCGTTGCGCCGAAGAGCGCGAGGCGAAGAGATTCCGGATGAATGGATACCCTGGGTTCCGGAAGCCGATTATTGGGCCGTTCTCGACGGCGAGGTCGTCGGCGATCTCGGATTACGCCATCCACTCAACCAATGGCTCGAGCAACTAGGCGGAAACATCGGCTACTCTACTCATCCGCAACATCGCGGCAGGGGCATCGCGACGTTCCTGCTACGAGAGGGGCTAAAGATTCTCGGCCGCAAGGGGCTTACTGAAGCCATTGTTACGTGTCGCGACGACAACGTGGCGTCCATCTCCGCGATAGAAAAGTGCGGCGGCATTCGGCTGACTGACACAGATCGAAGCATATTCCCGATACCGGTTGGAAGCCGCCGAAGATACGCTGTTCCAGTACCGCCGACTCCAGAATCATCGATCAGGCGCTTCGAGGTAGATGACTAA
- a CDS encoding GNAT family N-acetyltransferase has translation MPMSDLAANLKETTLECGGSVVLRGPRAADAPSFAKHANNRDVWMNLRDLMPHPYSVDDAYAWIGMVQHQECRTSFIIDVNGEAIGGIGLVPGTDIERCSAEVGYWLGETYWGRGIATAALQRICRYAFEDLGLRRVFATPILWNPGSFRVLEKAGFEKEGLMRNACIKDGNLMDMALYARIRP, from the coding sequence ATGCCGATGTCCGACTTGGCGGCTAACCTGAAGGAGACGACTCTGGAGTGTGGTGGTTCCGTCGTTCTGCGCGGACCGCGTGCGGCAGACGCACCCTCATTTGCTAAGCACGCAAATAACCGAGACGTCTGGATGAATCTGCGCGATCTCATGCCGCACCCGTATTCGGTGGATGACGCCTACGCCTGGATCGGAATGGTCCAACACCAGGAGTGCCGCACGAGCTTCATCATCGATGTCAACGGCGAAGCGATCGGTGGAATCGGGCTCGTGCCCGGAACCGACATCGAACGCTGCTCTGCCGAAGTGGGCTACTGGTTGGGTGAGACTTATTGGGGACGCGGCATCGCCACAGCCGCCCTTCAACGAATCTGCCGGTACGCGTTCGAGGACCTCGGATTACGGCGCGTATTCGCCACGCCCATCCTTTGGAATCCAGGGTCGTTCAGGGTCTTGGAGAAGGCAGGGTTCGAGAAAGAGGGCCTGATGCGAAACGCCTGCATCAAGGACGGCAACTTGATGGACATGGCGCTTTACGCGCGAATCCGGCCATGA
- a CDS encoding GNAT family N-acetyltransferase, whose amino-acid sequence MKLTLRSASSADRPFVESVYFETQRWIIEKLFGWRGDDFEKDRFLSHYHESDTSIVVVDGQDAGWICVRQEEEALHLHSIYLLSAFQKRGIGTSLIRQVIEDARAKRMPLTVSTAKINPARHLYERLGFAVSSESEFKVFMEYRRRH is encoded by the coding sequence ATGAAACTGACGCTCCGATCTGCTTCATCTGCAGACCGCCCCTTCGTCGAATCGGTTTACTTCGAAACCCAGCGCTGGATTATCGAGAAACTCTTCGGATGGCGCGGGGACGACTTCGAGAAAGACCGATTCCTGAGTCACTACCACGAGTCCGACACGAGTATCGTTGTAGTCGACGGGCAAGACGCAGGTTGGATATGCGTGCGCCAGGAGGAAGAGGCATTGCATCTGCACTCCATTTATCTATTGTCTGCGTTCCAAAAGCGGGGTATAGGAACGTCGCTGATTCGGCAAGTGATAGAAGATGCACGGGCTAAGCGCATGCCGTTAACGGTAAGTACCGCCAAGATCAATCCAGCCAGGCACCTCTATGAGAGGCTCGGATTCGCTGTTTCCAGCGAGAGCGAGTTCAAGGTCTTCATGGAGTACCGCAGACGACACTGA